Part of the Stackebrandtia endophytica genome is shown below.
GCGTCGAGCATGATCAGTGATCGAAGGGTTTGCGTCGCGGCGTTCTCGGCGAGTCGGCCGGGTGGTGAGACTTCGTCCGGCCGCACCGGACGACGGTCAATTGAGCGGTTTCATCGGTTCGGTCTCGTACATGCCGGTTCCTCCCCATCCGGTCACCGACTGGTCGCACCGGTCGAGATGTCACCGGTCGGCGAATCAGTGCCGATACACACCGTACCGAGGTCGGCACGATGGGTTGACGAGTTTGAGGCAATCTGGCGGCTCGGGTTGAGTGGGCGGAGGCCCCGAGACGCAGCTGACCGTGCAGTGGACAAGCGCGTGTGACTCGGGGCCCCTACTGGGAAGGGACGGCAGGCTCTCACCAGTCGGATGGCACGGCGATGATTCCCCGCGCAGCATCCGTTACACAGGTCAACGGGCCACATACCAGACCAGTTACGGGCATAACGGATATTTCTGAAATAACGGCTCTCGGGCGTCGGTGAACTCGTCCCGAAACACCACGACGGCGCACCCCGATGGAGGTGCGCCGTCGCAGAGATGTCAGGTTATGCGGCCATCTTGGCCGACAGGTTGTCGGCGATGGCGGCCATGAACTCGTCGGTGGACAACCAGGGGGTGTCACCGCCGACCAGCAGGGCCAGGTCCTTGGTCATCTTGCCGCTCTCGACGGTCTCGATGCAGACCTGCTCCAACGTGTTCGCGAAGGCGGTCACCTCGGGGGTGTTGTCCAACTTGCCACGGTGGGCCAGACCGCGCGTCCAGGCGAAGATCGACGCGATCGGGTTGGTCGAGGTCTTCTCGCCGCGCTGCCACGCGCGGTAGTGCCGGGTCACGGTTCCGTGAGCTGCCTCGGCCTCGACCGTCTTGCCGTCGGGGGACATCAGAACGGAGGTCATCAGCCCCAGCGATCCGAAGCCCTGCGCCACGGTGTCGGACTGGACGTCACCGTCGTAGTTCTTGCAGGCCCAGACGTAGCCGCCCTCCCACTTCATCGCGGCGGCGACCATGTCGTCGATCAGGCGGTGCTCGTAGGTGAGGCCCTTGGCGTCGAACTCGGCCTTGAACTCGGCCTCGAAGACCTCCGCGAAGATGTCCTTGAAGCGGCCGTCGTAGGCCTTCAGGATGGTGTTCTTGGTGGACATGTACACCGGGTAGTTGCGCGCCAGGCCATACCGGAACGAGGCGCGGGCGAAGTCGCGGATCGACTCGTCCAGGTTGTACATCGACAGCGCCACACCGGAACCGGGGAATTCGTAGACCTGCAGCTCCATCGGCTCGCTGCCGTCCTTGGGAGTGAAGGTCATCGTCAGGGTGCCCTCACCGGGGATCTTCACGTCGGTGGCGCGGTACTGGTCGCCGAAGGCGTGACGACCGATGATGATCGGCTTCGTCCAGCCCGGGACCAGGCGGGGAACGTTGTTCATGATGATCGGCTCGCGGAACACGACACCACCGAGGATGTTGCGGATGGTGCCGTTGGGCGAACGCCACATCTTCTTGAGGCCGAACTCCTCGACGCGGGCCTCATCGGGGGTGATGGTGGCGCACTTGACGCCGACACCGTACTGCTTGATCGCGTTGGCCGAGTCGATGGTGACCTGGTCGTCGGTGGCGTCGCGGTGCTCGATCGACAGGTCGTAGTACTTCAGCTCGACATCCAGATACGGCAGGATCAGGGTGTCCTTGATCTGCTGCCAGATGATCCGGGTCATTTCGTCGCCGTCGAGCTCGACGACCGGGTTCGCTACCTTGATTTTGGCTGCCATATCCGAGGATTCTCCTAGATAGTTGAAAAACGCCGCTTCGGTGGGTGGCCACTGCTCATGTCGTGTCCACCGAAACGGCATTCGATGTACGACTTCGGCGGCGCGTCGGCCGTGCGGGTGGTCTGGGCTGCGGGTCGAGATCGCGGGACGACGAGTCCGATGTGTCGAGCGGGGGCCGCCTCCGCTTCGGCGGAAGGACGCGACAACGCCGCCCGATCCGGCGACCGGGCGCCCCGAGCGCTTCCAACACATCAGCCCCAATGTCCAAACCGACCCTAACCGTACAAGCGTACTGGATAACCGCGGTCGCTGTGGTGTCCGACGATTGAGGCGGTCACCACACCGCGAGCCGTCCCGTCGCACCCATGACAACATGACCGGATGCCAGTGACCCGACGGGTCGGGGCGGTGGAGATCACCGCGCTGACGGATGCCGAAGGCCCGTTCTTCTCCCACCGCCACGAGGCCTTCCCCGACGCGACCGCCGAACAGTTCGCCGCAGCCGATCGGTTCGACCCCACATCGGTCACCGAGGACGGCCGCTGGTGGCTGCAGTTTCGGGCGTTCGCCATTCGTGGCGAGTCCGGGGTCACCATGGTCGACACCGGGATCGGACCCGCCGACTCCCCCGCCTCGGTCTGGGCGCCGGTGCCCGGCCGACTGCCGGCGGAGTTGGCGGCTGCGGGCATCTCCCCCGACGAGATCACCACCGTGGTGCTCACCCACCTGCACACCGACCACGTCGGGTGGGCGGTGGCGCAGGCACGACCGTACTTTCGCAACGCGCGGTACGTGTTGCAGACCGCCGAGCACGACGCCGTCGACCGGCTCAACCCGCAACTGCGTCGACACCTGTTGGAGCCGTTGCTGTCCAACGACCAGCTCAGCCTCATCGACGGAGACGAGGAGTTGACCGACACGATTCGGATCGTCGCCACCCCGGGGCACACCCCGGGACATCAGAGCGTGCTCGTGGGTGGCGACGACCCGGTCGCCGTCACCGGTGACCTGCTGGTTCATCCGGTGCAGTTGTTGTTTCCCGAGGTCGCCTACTCACACGAGTCCGATTCCGACGTCGCGCGGGAGTCCCGGATGCGCATGTTGGCCCACATCGCCATCAACTCCGGCCAGTTGGCGACGCCCCACCTCACCGCGCCGTTCGTCGAGGTTCCCTCGCCCTCGCCGCCGAGTTGACGGGTGCCCCCGTCCCGGGGCCCGGCGACGTCTCGGTGATTCGAGCGATCAATCGACCGTCGGGACAACACCAGGAACAGGCCGATGTGGATGACCAACAGCGCGCGCTGCGGGACGCCCCGCCAGGCACCCCCGTCGGCCAACTCCGGGAGGAAGGTGTTGATCGTGGTCACCAGCAGCATCAACACCGCCAGACCGGCCGCCACCCGCAACATCCGCTGCGACCTGGCCGATCGCCACGCGGCCACGATCGCCACGACCGTCACCGCCACGAACGCCACTCCCGCCGCATAGCGGTGAATCTGCCCACCCACAGTGGACACCGCCACGCCCGCGTCGGTCGGGAACAGAACCACCAGCACGTACATGCCGGAGCTCGCCACCAGCGGCCAACAGATCCAGGCCCGGCGGGTGAAGCGCAGCGCCAACGCGCCACAGGCCACCGCCATCCCGATCGCACCGACCGCGAACCCCACCTCGCCCGGGGCGGTCAACGCGTAGCTCGACACCGGTTGACGTACCGGGTCGACGACCTCCGCCAGGTACCCGTGCAGGAACCCGAACCCGGCCAACGCGGTCAACGCGGCCGCGATCGCCAACCGGCGCACCAACCGGTCAAGGTGGTCCTCGCCGGCGAGGACGTTCTCGGCGTCGATAACGGTGAAGTCCATGCGCGTCGTCATGACCGTGACGCTATGAACGGACCGGGTGAAGTGGCATCAAGCCGAGGCGGGGAACCACGGGTAGGTCCCGAGGTTGACCACGGCACCGGGACACCAACCCTCGGACCGAGGTGGTCGCACCAACCACTCCCTAAGGTGGGTGCGTGCGCTGGCCAACGAATCCGATTCGACGTCTCTTCAGTCTGCTGATCGACACCGGACCCGCCGGAGACCCGTCGTGGCGATTCTCGACGGTGACGCTGCTGGCGTTCATCGGCCCCGGTTCGGTGCCGTTGGCCTATCTGCTGTTCATGACCCAGTGGGAAGTGCTGAGCACGGAGTACGACCAGTCGACCATCTCGTTGCTCACCGCCCTGGTGACCGCGGCGGCGGTCGTGGTGGTCCGGTTCAACCCCGTGGTCGGTTGGATGCTGTGGCTGGTGTCGACCGGGTGGATCGCGGTCACCGCCGTGAGCAAGGTCGGCGTGCCGTGGCCGGTCACCGCACCGGGGATACTGGTGCTGCTGGTCGTACAATTCGCCGTTGCTCGTGACCGCCGACCGCTGGTGTCGTTCGGGCTCTGGTTGACCACGATCATTCTCGGCTTCGCGGTGGGGTACGGGATCCCGCAGACCACCGACGCCGAACTCAACCTGACCCTGATCGGATTTCTGGGGTTGGGCGCCACCATCGTCGGTTGGTCGGTGCGAGCGGTGCGCAACGCCCAGGAGCGGGTCGCCTCGGAGGAACGGCTCACCGCCGAAGAACGCGGCAGACGACAGATTCTGGAGGAACGGACCCGCATCGCGCGGGAACTGCACGACGTCGTCGCCCACCACATGTCGGTCATCACGGTGCAGGCGTCGACGGCCCCGTATCGGTTGCCGGGTCTACCCGAGGAGGCACGCGCGGAGTTCACCTCGATCGGTGATCAAGCCCGGGAGTCGTTGTCGGAGTTGCGGCGGCTACTCACCGTGCTGCGCGACGAGAACGCCATCGGCATCCGGGAACCGCAACCGGGGTTGGAACGGCTGGAGGGGCTGCTGGATTCGGTACGCCGATCGGGGACTCCGGTGGAGCTCGACATGACGACGCTGCCGAACCTGTCCGAGGCCCTGTCGTTGACCGGGTATCGAATCATTCAGGAGGCACTGAGCAATGTGGTCCGGCACGCACCGGGTGCCGCCACGACGGTGACGGTCTCCACTGGGGACGACGCCCTGCTCATCGCGGTGCTGAACGGTCCACCGGAGTCCTCGAGCGATTCGGGAATCGTCGGAGCCGGGCTGGGTCTTGCGGGCATGCGCGAACGCGTCAAACTACTAGACGGCCGACTGGACACCGCGCCCACCGACGACGGGGGGTTCGCGGTCCACGCCATACTGCCGTTGAGGGAGCCGACATGACGATTCGCGTGTTCATCGCCGACGACCAGGCGATGGTGCGTGCCGGGTTCGCCGCCTTGTTGGACGCACAGGACGACATGAGCGTCGTCGGTGACGCCGCCAACGGCCTTGAGGCGGTCGACCGGGTGCCCCGGGTGCGGCCCGACGTCGTCCTCCTGGACGTTCGGATGCCCGAAATGGACGGTTTGGAGGCGGCGAAACGACTGCTCGCCGCCGATGCGGCTCACCGCCCCAGCGTCATCATGTTGACCACTTTCGACATCGACGACTATATCTATGAAGCGCTTCGTCACGGCGCCAGCGGGTTCCTACTCAAGGACGCGCCGCCCGACGACCTGATTGCGGCGGTGCGGGTCGTCGCCGCCGGTGAGGCACTGTTGGCGCCGTCGGTGACCCGGCGGCTGATCGCCGAGTTCGCCCGCAGCCGCCCCACCGGCCCGACGCAATCGCCCCGGTTGGCCGAGTTGACCGAACGGGAGCGGGAGGTTCTGCGGCTCATCGCCCGAGGAATGTCCAATCAGGAGATATCGCGGCAGCTGTTCGTCGCCGAGCAGACCGTGAAGACCCACATCAACCGGATCTTCGCCAAGATCGGCTTGCGCGACCGCGCCCAGGCCGTGGTCTTCGCCTACGAATCCGGTCTGGTGACCGCCGGCCAGGCCGAGGAGACCGGCTAGGAACCGGGACGGGGGCATCACGCAGAGATCCGCATAGCCGAATCGGCCGCTCTGCGGGAGGGAGGGCAGAGCGGCCGATTCGGGGGTCGGGCCACCGCAACTGGCGGCGGCCCAGCATATGGTCTACAACGGACTGAACTGGAAGGACTGAAGGTTCCCTTCAGCGCAGGGTGCGGTACCGACACCTCTGCCGTCGGGAAAACTCCAGGCTAGGAACACCGAAACGCACTGACCTGCGGCGGTGTGCACCTGATAACCGTCTGCTTCCAATGTGGTCAACTGGAACTCCTGCAGCCTGTCCGACTCGTCGCATTCGTAGGGTGCGAAGTAGTAGAGGTCCTCCTGGGTGGCCTCGTCGTCGTCCAGCTCGGGGCCGTCGGCGCGAAGGCAGAACTCCGTGAAACCCTCGACGACGAAACCGATCCGGACGGTGTCATCGGCCACGAACGTCACCGTGAAGTAGGTCTGTTGGGCGTCGCAGGCACGCGCGGCGATGATCCAGCGGTCGACGTCACCGTGTTCGGCCAGGCCGAGGCAGCCCTCCTCGTTGACCATCTGGTAGTTACCGTCGGGGAACAGCCCGTCGACGGTCTCCGACTCCTCGGTGGACTGACCGGATTCGGCCGCAGGTTCGGAGGGCGGCGCCGAGTCGGATCCACCGAAACTCATCGTCGCCCATACCAATGCGGCCACGAGGACCACCGCGACGGCGGCCACCGCGACGGCCACCGTCTTACCACCACGCATCTTGTCCAGGGTGGTACTCGCACCGGTCTTGATGCGATCTGGCGTCGAGGGGCCGTCCTGGCGCCATTGTCCGCTCACAATCAACTCTCCTATAACGACAAATATGCGTCGATGGGTTCGGTGGAGATCACCGAGAGTGAGCCGAGCTGCTGTCGACGCTCAAGCTCCTCCTGTTCCTTGCGGTCCTGTTCCTGTTGGAACGCACTGGTTACGGCGATCGCGGCGATGATGATGGCAACCACCACACCGCCCACGATCGCGGCGGGCCACAGGGACAGTCGCTGACGCCAGCTTCGAGACGATCCGTACAGCAACGCCGCGCGCAGCTGTCTGCGTCGCAGCGCCGCGGCCTGGAGAATGTGCCGTTCGGTGTCGGCGGTCCGACGCATCGGCGTCGGAACCAGGTCGCGTTCGTCCGTCTCCTTGCCGGCGGTCTCGACCGAGCCGCCGGTTTCGGTCATCGGCCGGCGAAACGGCTGATCATCCGGGTGGCCATCTCCTGAATGGAGGTGGCGTTGGAGTCGGTCGCGTTGATCAACTTCTGGAAGGCCGCCTGGGCCTGTCCGAAGTGGTCATCGAAGTCCTTGCCGTCGGCGTCCTTCTGTTCCCAACCCGCGCCTTCCCAGTTGCCGAGCACCTGGTGGGTCTGGGACTTGACGTCGTTCATGATCCGGTCAAACTCGTTGCGATGCCCGGTCTGGGAATCGACGAGACTGTTCAGGACCCCGGAGTCACCACCAAGTTCGAAGCCTCCAACCATGATTACTCTCCCTTCTAGACGTTGATCTGCAGACCGGTCTGCGCCGAGTGATACGTGGCTTGCATATCGTCATCGGTCGTGACCGCGTCCCGGTGACCCTCTTCGAGCTCGACACCGTTCTTCGAGCACCAGCGGGTCAATCCGTCGAACGCCTGGTTGAGTTCGTCACGGGCGGTGCGAAACGCCGGGAGGGTGTTTCCCGACACCGCACGGTGGTCCTCCTCCATGTCGGCGATCAGCTGCTGAAGCCGCTGATGAATGGACTGCGCCGAATCAGAGGTTTGTTGTGCCCCGATGTTCATCGCGTTCGCGGTGGTCAATTTGAACGATTGATCGCTCAATTGATGCCTCCTGACAGTGGAATGGTGGGGCCAGACCATTGCGTAAAAGGTTGCTCAACGTACCTTACGCGCGCAACGGGAAAGGTGTCAATCGCCCACCGTCGATATCGGACGACCAGCTTGGACCCTCCGAATGACGGGCTTGACGCGTTCCCGCCCAGGGCATGTGATGTCGTGCGCTCCGCACCATGACCGATGTCGAGCCGTCGGCCGGGCCTCTGCGTCTTGCTCCGATGGCGGCTGCCCGATATGGTGGCGATGGCCCCAATACCCATATCCGTTGGACCGCCCGACGACGACGATCGGACCGCATGCATGTGGTCCGTGATTTCGGCTGCGGTCACGAAGCCCATGGAGGGCCACATGGTATTGGCGGCGGCGAACCCCGGTTCCGCTACCTCGGCGGCGAACGGGACCAACACGGCGGCCGAGTCCGCCGGTGCCCAGGCCGGATCGGCCGAAGGCGCGGCTCAGAGTGCCAAGGCGGGTGGCGGCGAGCTGTCCGCGTTCACCGGAAAGTGCGATGAACTGGGCGAAAGCCTGGTCAGCGCGTTGCGAGCTGCTGAAGGCGAAGGCGTCGACACCGGCAACGGGCTCGGTGAGAGCGCGGCGGATGCCGTCAACACCGACTCCTCCACCAGCGGTGACTACGCAGCCGTTCCGAACATCAACGTTCAGCTGGTCTAGTCGACTTTCCATATTAGATATGCAAGCGATCGGGCTCCCAGCGGGAACCGCGATTGCCTGTGCGATCTCTCAAAAGCTGTCTTTGAACCTCGTTCGTCGTGAGCGCCGGTCCAGGCGAGTGGATCGCAGTGGCGGAGGTGGCCCTGCATACAACACCGGTATGCAGGGGCACCGACAACACCGAGAGGCGCCCGTCTGGTCGACGCGCAACAGAACAGCAGGTTTGAAGACAGCTTCTCAGACACAACACCGTTCGAAGGACGTGTGATGGCTTTCCCACCAAACGAAACCGATGCCGATGCCGGCGCGCTGGAGGCGGCCTCAGGCGACTTGATGAGTCTCTCGGGGTCGGTCGGCGTCTCGGCCGAGGATCTAGCCGGTTCGGTCGCCACCGGCGAAGCCGCCTTCTCCGACGTCATCGCCTCATCCATCAGCACCAAAGGGGCGGCCGCCGTCGCGGCGTGTCAGGACGTCGTCGGTCGGGCGGCCCATGCCAGCGGCGTGGTAGCCGAGATGGCGGCCGCCGTCGAAACCTATGACAACAAGATCGCGACCCTGCAGAACCGGTGGGCCCCATGGGCCGACGGCGGTGCGCCGACCGGTGCACTGCTGAACCGGACCGAGGAGCAGATCGACGAGCAACGCGAAGCGATACGCGGGCAGGTCAAAGCCGAGGCCGACAAGGCCTACCAGGAGTTGGAGGACGCCGCCGAGGATCAGGGCGCCAGCTTGTCCGAGGGGCCGAATGCCACCGATGTTCAACGCATGGTCGAAAGCGGCGCGATGTCATGGTGGTTGGCGTACGAACTGTATGGAATCGAGGTCGCCGGCCAACCTCCGCGCGATTTCATGGAGGAGCAGGGGCAGCGAGCCGCCGAGATCACCGCCGGCATGAACGAAGACGGCGCGCTCAACGAGGAGGACCTCAAGATACTGCGCCGCCTCCTCGCCCTCGGCCAGATCGGCGACAATGGACGTTACTTCAGTACGGCCATGATGGAGGAACTCGGGCAGGAGGGGCTCATCCAGGCGACCGCGTTGCTGTCGCTGTCCGACACGATGTGGGATCTCCGTCGCGACGTCGAGGAACGGTTGGGTGCCGTGTTGGCTCAGGCCACCGACTCCGGCAACGCCGACGGCAACGGTGGTGGCTGGGTCGGCAACGCCTGGATCGACGAGTTGATGGCGCAAGGCGCCAAACCGGTCGACATGACCGTCGACGGACAGGATCTCTCGCTCGACCCCGACGGCAAGATCGGATACAGCTACCTGACCGAGTTGTTGGTCTACCCGCAGGTGCAGTACCCGCCGTCGCTGATGACCCCGTTGGCGGAGCACGTATCGTTCCTCACCGACCAGGGATTCGCTCGCAACAATGAGATGAACAATGTGCTCAGTGGGGTCGAGAACAATCCGGTCGCCGCCGTCGACCTGCTGTCCAACACCAGCGAGTTCTCTCGCGACGAGTATCTGAACCAGTTCGGTGACGATATGTCGGACGGAAAGCAGCGGAACATGCTCGAATGGCTTCTCGACCACGAGAACCGGCGATCCACTGTCGACGTCAACCTTGCCGGTAACGTGATCGAAACCGCCGCGACCGGTCAGTCCACGAACCCGTTCGTCTCCGACGACGCGGACATTCCGCGTAACCGGCGGATGGCCGCCATCACCGACAGGTTGATCGACTACGTGTCGAACAACCCTGGAGACTTCGAGGGGCCGGACTCCCCGTCGGGGGCGATGGCCGACAATTTCGCGAACATCACCAACGCGTGGATGGACGAGTTCTACTACAAGTACCTCAGTGAGGAGTATCAGGACGCTGATTGGCTGCCGGGTCGCAGCGATCTCGCCACGCTGGGCTCCGACAAGAGCACAATGGATCAGTGGCTGCAGGTGATCGGGCACGACAAGGAGGCCACCCTGACGGTCTCCGGTGGCGCGATGGCGTACACCAACTATGTGTTCGGCGAAGCCGCGGGCGCCGGAATCGAGCGGCACATCAATGGTGAATCGCAACCGGATGACGCGTCGAGAGCCGCCATGGCGATCAAGCCGTTCGGTCGGATCATGGGACAGCTGACGACCGGTCAGTACGAGACGATCACCGACGAGAAGGTCGCCGAGGCCGATCGCGCCAACTGGCTGATCAACCAGGGCGCGTCGGCGGTGACCACGACCTATGGCCTGACACCAATGGGCAAAGTGGATATTCCATATTTGTCGCCCAACTCCAAGGCCGCCAATTGGGTGGTCTCGACCATCACCAATTCCATCAAGGTCGACCCGTCCGGGGAGATCGAAACCGAGCACAACGCGGTCCGCGACCAGGTCCAGGGCGAACTCGACGAGTTCGCGGACGACGCCATGGGCGCGGTGTTCCAGCAGCACGACCCCGATCGCCAGTTGGACGCGGATGAACGCCAGCGGTGGCGCGATGCCGTGGACGAGGCGGTGGGCAGCGGTCACTCCGAAGAGGAGGACGACCACCAGGAGAACGAGGACTAACGGTCCGCGTTCCTACCAACCGATCGAGGCGTACAGGCCGGTGATCTGGCCACATAGGGCTATCAGGGCGGCCACCAGGATGATTTCGGCGAACCGGATGACCCTGGCGGCCGTCGCGTTGGCCACTGTGGAACGCGGAACCGAGGCCAGGCCCACGTATATCAACGCCACCAACACCAGCAGTGCCGGAGCCCAGGGCAGCAGGGCCGTGTTGCCCAGCAGCCATCCGATACCGCAGGCCACCAGGACGATGGTTCCGGCGACACGAAACGGCGCGACGTGGCGCGTCTGGTCGAAGACCCGGGACCGGGTCAGCAGGGCCGCACCGACTCCCAATGCCAGGAAGGCCATCCACATGTCGGCATGCAGTATCAGCACCACCGACGCGAGGGTGCACAGACCGGCGAACGCGAGGATCGCGCCCATCAACATGGCGTCCAGTCGACTCAGCAGTGCCGACAGCGCGGGCTCGCGAACGTCGGCCCCGGCCTGGATGTCGCGGTCGAGTCCGAGCAGTCCGCCGACCGCCATGGCGGCGCGGGGCAGCAACCCGATGCCGAAGATGAGGATGGTGGCGGTGATCGCGACGGTGGCGCCGACCGGCGCGCCCAACTGCATGGCGACGGCGACCGGGGTGCCCACCGTGGCGACGGTGGCGAACCCGATCACGAACGGCAGGGCCAGTGGGGTTCCGGCGAGGGTGACCAGCATGAGCAGGACCGCCGCCCACACGCCGTACGTGTGCCGCAGAAGTTCGCCGGCGAGGCCGTCGGGGGTGATGTTCTCGGTGAGCAGGTGGGTGACCCGCCACGCCCACAGTGCTCCGGCGCCCAGGCTCAACCGGGCCAGCAGCGGCGCGTCCGACGCCGACCACCAGGTGACGACGATGGCCGACAGGCAGACCAGGACTCCGGTGACGAGGACCGATGCCGGGGTGCCGGGAACCAGTACCCCGCCCAGTACGGCGATCGCGGCGATGATGGTCGCGTACAGTCGCCCGGTTCCGGCGCGCCATCGATGGCCGGTGGCTTCGACGTGGTCTTCGACGCTGTCTCGAACGTCCTCGACCGGGTCGGGAAGCACGTCGTCGGTGACGTCGTGCAGATGTAGGACGTCACCGTCGTTGATCTGGGCGTCGGCGAGGGTTTGGCCCGGCGCCAATCGGACTCCGGCCATCGTGGCCAGTTCCCAACTGGCGATGTGGACGTCGACGGTACCGGCCAGGCCCCGATCCAACAGGGGTGGCAGCAACTCGGCCACCGGCACCGCCGACGGCAATGCCATGTCTCGGGTGGCTGCTGGCCCGACGATCGTCACGCTGCTGTACTGGCCGGGCACTCGCGTCGCTCCTGGGGGTGAGATGTCGTCTGCTTCGCGCCGAACGGCGGCGCGGCTTTCGTGTCATCCGGTCATTCGTCGCCGAGCGGGGGTTCGGCGCATCGTCGCGATGACCGCCGTGACCATGTCGTGCGGTGGCATGAGCACGGTTGGCACGAGAGAGGCTTCGAAGGTAACCTACGCGACACCGCGGATCGCAGTCAATGTTCAACCCCTCGAGGAGTGCGTGTGTCCACGACTTTGATCCGGCGCCCGGCCAAACCCGCTGCGGCTCCGATTTCCGATGAGCCGATCACGTTGGCATCGCCTCCGGTGCAACCGGAGCCGGCCAATCCCGCCATGGGTATGACGATGATCGCGATGCCGATGATGGCGGGCAGCTCCGGCCTGATCATGGCGTTGAGCAATATAGAGCGACCGTTGTTCGCGATGATCGGCCTGATGATGCTGGTGGGTGCGGTGTCGTTGGGCGCCATCATGTTCATCTCGATGCGGTTGGGGCCCAAGCGGAAGCTGCGGGAGCAGCGGGAACGCTATCTGGACTATTTGGACGACATGCGGTCGCTGATCCGGGAGGCCGTGAAGGCTCAGCACACCGCGGCCGAGCAGCGCCACCCGCACGCACCACTG
Proteins encoded:
- a CDS encoding NADP-dependent isocitrate dehydrogenase, with protein sequence MAAKIKVANPVVELDGDEMTRIIWQQIKDTLILPYLDVELKYYDLSIEHRDATDDQVTIDSANAIKQYGVGVKCATITPDEARVEEFGLKKMWRSPNGTIRNILGGVVFREPIIMNNVPRLVPGWTKPIIIGRHAFGDQYRATDVKIPGEGTLTMTFTPKDGSEPMELQVYEFPGSGVALSMYNLDESIRDFARASFRYGLARNYPVYMSTKNTILKAYDGRFKDIFAEVFEAEFKAEFDAKGLTYEHRLIDDMVAAAMKWEGGYVWACKNYDGDVQSDTVAQGFGSLGLMTSVLMSPDGKTVEAEAAHGTVTRHYRAWQRGEKTSTNPIASIFAWTRGLAHRGKLDNTPEVTAFANTLEQVCIETVESGKMTKDLALLVGGDTPWLSTDEFMAAIADNLSAKMAA
- a CDS encoding MBL fold metallo-hydrolase — protein: MPVTRRVGAVEITALTDAEGPFFSHRHEAFPDATAEQFAAADRFDPTSVTEDGRWWLQFRAFAIRGESGVTMVDTGIGPADSPASVWAPVPGRLPAELAAAGISPDEITTVVLTHLHTDHVGWAVAQARPYFRNARYVLQTAEHDAVDRLNPQLRRHLLEPLLSNDQLSLIDGDEELTDTIRIVATPGHTPGHQSVLVGGDDPVAVTGDLLVHPVQLLFPEVAYSHESDSDVARESRMRMLAHIAINSGQLATPHLTAPFVEVPSPSPPS
- a CDS encoding sensor histidine kinase, whose product is MRWPTNPIRRLFSLLIDTGPAGDPSWRFSTVTLLAFIGPGSVPLAYLLFMTQWEVLSTEYDQSTISLLTALVTAAAVVVVRFNPVVGWMLWLVSTGWIAVTAVSKVGVPWPVTAPGILVLLVVQFAVARDRRPLVSFGLWLTTIILGFAVGYGIPQTTDAELNLTLIGFLGLGATIVGWSVRAVRNAQERVASEERLTAEERGRRQILEERTRIARELHDVVAHHMSVITVQASTAPYRLPGLPEEARAEFTSIGDQARESLSELRRLLTVLRDENAIGIREPQPGLERLEGLLDSVRRSGTPVELDMTTLPNLSEALSLTGYRIIQEALSNVVRHAPGAATTVTVSTGDDALLIAVLNGPPESSSDSGIVGAGLGLAGMRERVKLLDGRLDTAPTDDGGFAVHAILPLREPT
- a CDS encoding response regulator, encoding MTIRVFIADDQAMVRAGFAALLDAQDDMSVVGDAANGLEAVDRVPRVRPDVVLLDVRMPEMDGLEAAKRLLAADAAHRPSVIMLTTFDIDDYIYEALRHGASGFLLKDAPPDDLIAAVRVVAAGEALLAPSVTRRLIAEFARSRPTGPTQSPRLAELTEREREVLRLIARGMSNQEISRQLFVAEQTVKTHINRIFAKIGLRDRAQAVVFAYESGLVTAGQAEETG
- a CDS encoding EsaB/YukD family protein, with translation MPGQYSSVTIVGPAATRDMALPSAVPVAELLPPLLDRGLAGTVDVHIASWELATMAGVRLAPGQTLADAQINDGDVLHLHDVTDDVLPDPVEDVRDSVEDHVEATGHRWRAGTGRLYATIIAAIAVLGGVLVPGTPASVLVTGVLVCLSAIVVTWWSASDAPLLARLSLGAGALWAWRVTHLLTENITPDGLAGELLRHTYGVWAAVLLMLVTLAGTPLALPFVIGFATVATVGTPVAVAMQLGAPVGATVAITATILIFGIGLLPRAAMAVGGLLGLDRDIQAGADVREPALSALLSRLDAMLMGAILAFAGLCTLASVVLILHADMWMAFLALGVGAALLTRSRVFDQTRHVAPFRVAGTIVLVACGIGWLLGNTALLPWAPALLVLVALIYVGLASVPRSTVANATAARVIRFAEIILVAALIALCGQITGLYASIGW